The Pseudodesulfovibrio sediminis genome includes the window CGGCACCAGTGGGGAGATGAAATCACCGACTTCGGGGAAACTCATGTTGTTGGCACGGCCAAAGAGCCAGATGGCGAACAGCACACCGAGACAGCCTCCATGAAAGGACATGCCGCCTTCCCAGACCGCGAATATTTTCATGGGGTTGGCGAAATAAAAACTCGTATTGTAGAACAGGCAGTACCCGAGGCGTCCACCCAGCACCACGCCGAGGATGGCCCAGGTGATGAAGTCATCCATGAGCTTGGGGGTGAACTTGTTCCACGGCTTGGAGGCACGGTATCTGCCCAGCAGCCAGCCCGAAACAATGCCGAAAACATACATCATGCCGTACCATCGCAGATGGAGCGGGCCGATGGAAAAGATAACCGGATTAAATTGAGGATATGCAAGCATGCAGTCGATCTCCGTGAGTGCAGTGCGTTCTTTGTTTTCTTGAAAAATTCTGGTAGAGTGCGCAGTGCATAACGTGTCTTTTTTTACACTTCCTCGTCAACCATAAAGCGCAGTGCCATGGAAAAGTTACAGGAACTCGATATTCTGGAAATGCCCCTGGAGGGGCTGGCCGCCTATTGGCTGTCCATCAAGAAGATTACGGACGCCAAAAAAAGTCGCGCCATTCTTGACGAAGAGATCGCCAACACCATGGAGCCGTATATCCTGCATCTGCTGGAAACGGTTTTCTCGCCGCTAGACGTGCCGCTGGTCAGAAGGCTCACCGAGGCCAAACGCGACCTTATTCTTGATGAATATCGAACCAAGATCGACCTGATGCGGCTGGCCATTTATGCCATCGCCTCTGGCGAGAATCCGCGTATCACGCTGGTGCGCATGGACTCCAAGTTCGCCCACCCGCTCATGACCGAGGACCGCGCCTTTGACATGGCCACCGCCATGTTCGACGCCATCAAGCCCAAAGGCGTGGACAGGGACACCCTGCTTTCGGTCGACCACAAGCTGCAAACGGACCGCCTGCTGGTCAAACTGCTCTTTTTCGTCATGTTTGCGCGCCGCGAAGGCAAGGAAAATCTCCAGACATTTATTCCACATATGGGTTCCCGCTTCTTTTCCGAAGGCATCTCTTTGGCCATCGACAAATTCGATGCGGACTTCGTGACCTACCATCTGGAAGGAATCCGGGACCGCGTCCTGATCGATACCGGACGCAAAATGGATATGGCCATGGAAATGGCGCTGGGCATCAGAAACAAATTGGCGTATGATGATATTTTCCGAATTGCCAGGGCATACATGCCCTGAAAACGAGGGTACAAATGAAGAAAACCATAATTTGCACACTGACCGTCATCCTCCTTCTGGTCGCTGCCGGGGGAGCCATGGCCGGGGCGAACACCCGGGTCGGAGACAAGAACTTCGAACGCGCCTGGCGCCTCTTCACGTCCAAACAGGGGGACAAGGCCAACGATTTTTTCAAAAAAGCCGCTGACAGCTATGGGCTGGCTTTGCAGGCTGATCCGCCCAACCGAACCGCGCTTTTCCCCTCCTCCCTGCTCAAGGCCGGTATCTCTTTCTATTATGCAGGGCGGTACAAGGAATGCCTCGACGCCATGGAAATGGCCCACCGCAAGGAAGAAAAGAAGGCATGGGAAGCGAGCCTGTACATGGCGCTGTCCTACGCGCGGCTGGACAACCGGGAAAAGACCATTGAGACCCTGGAGCAATTCAATGAAACGATGTCGTCCCAACGCCGGATCACTGCCGCGACCATTGCCCAACTGCAGAAGCTTGACAAAAACGAGACGACTCTTGAAGAAACCGCCGCAGTTCTTGAACACGCAACCATGCGCCAATTCGTAGAGAACACGACTCGAAACACGTCGCCTCGAAACATTTTTCCGGCCAAAGAACAATGTGGCGGGGGATACTGGTGGCGTCAGAACGCGTCTCCATGCTCCTCACTGCACTTTCGTTGGGATTAACCTGGTGTCAAAACGCGCCCTCTCCACCTAAGGCTTGACGAATCCGCATCAATATACCACGATCGCGCAACTTTTAACGAAAATGACACCGCATTAATGACCACGGACACGTTAGACATACCAGCAGAGCACCTAAGGGCCTTCTCCAAAGACGAGATCAACGCCATGCCTCTTCGTCGCTACGAGGGGAATATCAAGCTAATTCGCAACCAGAAAGAGTTGGAAGCGGCTCTGCCTGATCTGACGGACGAATCCTTGCTCGGTTTCGACACCGAGACCCGCCCCGTCTTCAAGAAGGGAAAGAAGCCCGGCCCCCCAGCCATCCTGCAGCTCGCCACCGCAACCTGTGTCTACGTCTGTCAGATCTATGCCGTGGGCCTCAAAGAAGGCCTGTGCAACATCCTGGCCGACAAACAAACCACTAAAACCGGCGTAGCCGTGCGTGATGACATCCTTGGCCTGCAACGCCATGCCAAATTCAAACCCAGCGGTTTCATTGATCTTTCCACCATCACTGCCCAGGCCAAAATGCAGACCCATGGTCTCCGCAACATGGCCGCCAACCTGCTCGGATTCCGCATTTCCAAATCAGCCCAATGTTCTAACTGGGCCAAGGAAAAACTCACCACCCAGCAGATCAACTACGCCGCCACCGACGCCTGGGTCAGCCGCGAGTTATATATGGCCCTGGACAAACTGGGTCTGATTTCCTACTAACTTCTGCCGCCACGCCCCTCCTCTCGCGTCACTTTGTTGACGTTTTTTTCTGTATGTCTTCGGCGACTCGAATACTCTTCTCCTATGATTTCTGAGACTTGTCTCTCGACTCAGCACCCGCATCAGAACAGCGCTTCGGCATGACTATTGCTAGAGTGTGGATTGGAATTTTATTCCGTACTTCACTGATATGGAGGTTAGGGTGAAATACTTACAAAATATCAAACAACTCAATGGATTGGCTAACCAAGTGTACGCATCTGCCAACGTCGGACAGGTGGACTCGTTTCCGGAAAATATCACAGTAGCCGTCTCTAATCGCTGCAACTATCGCTGTATAATGTGTATGGAGTGGCGGCGCGAGACAGACAACGATCTGCCACCCGAAACCATTGAAAAGCTGGGCGATATTCTGCCTTTCGTAAAAACGCTTTACGTGACCGGTGGCGAGCCTCTCATGTACCCCCATCTCGACATGCTCTTCGAAACCGCACTCAAAGCCGGTTGTAGCCTAACCATGGTGACAAACGGAGTTTTGCTCACTGACAAGAATATTGCAAAAATTCTGAATTTCGGACTCTTCAGGGTCAAGTTCAGCCTGGATGCAGCGACCCAGAAGACCTATGCCAAAATCAGGGGCGGCAACCTGCAAAAAGTCCTCATGAACATCAAGAAACTGGCTCAGGCCAAAATCGCCCATGGTATAAATTGGCCCATGCTTGAGGTCGGCTTTGTAGCCATGCGTTCCAATATCATGGAACTGCCCAAGTTCGTATCCATGGCCGCAGGTGTGGGCATCAATCACATCAACGTGTCATACGGTGTAGCCCATGTAGAAGAAATGATCCCCGAATCTTTGTATTTCATGCAAGACGAAGCAGACCAAATCATGCTCGCCGCCAAGGATATGGCCGACCACATCGGCATAAGCCTGACCCTGCCCAATCAGTTGTTTAAAGATGCCAAACACGCTGTCACCCCGGTGGACCAAGCGCCCCCTGCAATCTGCGAAGACCCATGGCGCTCGACATTCATCTGGCCTGACGGCCGCATGTCCATGTGTTGCGGCGGTGGCGGCAACACCGGCAACCTGAACAACGGCGAATTCATGGACGAGTGGAACAACAAGGCGCGTGTGGGGGCCAGGAAACTCATCAACACCCCCCATCCCCCTGCCCAGTGCAAGTCCTGCCGTACCACCCGCCAAAACCCGAACCTGACCTCATCGCTGTTCTCCGGAAAGGTCATGGACGCAGCACAAAATTTTATTGATTCCGGAGAAATACCGACCCCATGCTTGGACGCGAGCCCAGCCATTCACGTGGATTAGGAGTATATTATGGACGCCAGATACTACCCAAACATCAAGCAAATGAATTCTATCTTCAATGAAGAGTTGGCCAAAGGCAATGTCCCCACCTCCATCTGCTTCCCCGAGGAAGTGACTATCACCACGACCCTGCGGTGTAATTATCGATGCACAATGTGCTACCAGAAACACTTCGACAAGGATATAGACCCAAAGGTTTACGAACAACTGGAGCCGATTCTTCCCTTTGTGGACCGGTTGCAGATTTTCGGTGGCGAACCTCTCATGTACTCGCACATCACAGATATCTACGAACAAGCCCACCGCAATCAATGTAAAATCACCATGATTTCCAATGGCTCACTGCTCACGGATTCCATGTGCGAGGCCATTGTAAAAAACAGTGTCTTCCACATCAAATTCAGTATTGATGGAGGCAGTCAGGAGACGTATAAAAAAATTCGGGGCGGCAATTTCTTCAAGGTCATGAAAGGTATCGCCAACATCACCCAAAACAAAATCAAATACGATTCCCCTTTCCCGGACATGCATTTCAACTTCCTCCAGATGCGTTCGAACATGGCAGAACTGCCTCAACTCATCTCCATGGCCAGCGACATCGGCGTCTCATCCATCAACGTCTTCTACCCATCCTGCCACACTAAAGAACTGATTGAGGAGTCTGTTTTCTTCTGCCAGGAAGAGAGCGACAGATGGTTGCGTCGATCCCGGACCATTGCCGCTCAACTCGGCGTTAACCTGCGCCTGCCACCGCTTTTCTCCGAAGGCCCGACCGACCAGAGCGGAACAAATAACCGGTTCTGTTCGGACCCATGGACCAAGCTGTTGATCGACCTGGACGGCACTGCCAATCTATGCTGCGGAGGACCGACCAACATCGGTAATCTGCTTGATCAGAGCTTTGATGAACTGTGGAATTGTGAAAAGGCTCAGAAAATCCGAGCCACGGTGAACACTCCCAACGAACCTGCATACTGCCGCAATTGCAGAGTACGCAAACCAATTCCCACGGAAATAGATCTGCACATCAGGAACAAGCAATTACAAGAATACGCCTTGAAGCGATTCGGCATGAGGGCAACTTCTGCCGCCGAATAACGCCGATCAAAACAGAAAGGTATCAATCTCGACCGCTCGCGCCAAACTCCTTGAGAAGCGCGAGTGTTTCTTTTGCCAGTTGATTGATGACGGAAGGGGTGGCCTTACATTGCTCAAAATTCTGCACCAATCCGGTGAGCATGTCCGGTGAAAAATTGTCCGGGTACTCCGAAAGCACAGTACGCATTATTTTTACCCACCGTTCTGGATCTGCCGACTGTGAAGCAATAAAGGCATGCTCATAC containing:
- the lgt gene encoding prolipoprotein diacylglyceryl transferase yields the protein MLAYPQFNPVIFSIGPLHLRWYGMMYVFGIVSGWLLGRYRASKPWNKFTPKLMDDFITWAILGVVLGGRLGYCLFYNTSFYFANPMKIFAVWEGGMSFHGGCLGVLFAIWLFGRANNMSFPEVGDFISPLVPPGLFFGRIGNFINAELWGRYTDLPWAMPFPGAGGLPRHPSQLYEAALEGLALFIIVWWYSAKPRPKGCVGALFLLGYGVFRFLVEFAREPDAQLGFVALNWMSMGQILCVPMIVFGAGYIWWAYRSSSAAGR
- a CDS encoding tetratricopeptide repeat protein; protein product: MKKTIICTLTVILLLVAAGGAMAGANTRVGDKNFERAWRLFTSKQGDKANDFFKKAADSYGLALQADPPNRTALFPSSLLKAGISFYYAGRYKECLDAMEMAHRKEEKKAWEASLYMALSYARLDNREKTIETLEQFNETMSSQRRITAATIAQLQKLDKNETTLEETAAVLEHATMRQFVENTTRNTSPRNIFPAKEQCGGGYWWRQNASPCSSLHFRWD
- a CDS encoding 3'-5' exonuclease, producing MPLRRYEGNIKLIRNQKELEAALPDLTDESLLGFDTETRPVFKKGKKPGPPAILQLATATCVYVCQIYAVGLKEGLCNILADKQTTKTGVAVRDDILGLQRHAKFKPSGFIDLSTITAQAKMQTHGLRNMAANLLGFRISKSAQCSNWAKEKLTTQQINYAATDAWVSRELYMALDKLGLISY
- a CDS encoding radical SAM protein, giving the protein MKYLQNIKQLNGLANQVYASANVGQVDSFPENITVAVSNRCNYRCIMCMEWRRETDNDLPPETIEKLGDILPFVKTLYVTGGEPLMYPHLDMLFETALKAGCSLTMVTNGVLLTDKNIAKILNFGLFRVKFSLDAATQKTYAKIRGGNLQKVLMNIKKLAQAKIAHGINWPMLEVGFVAMRSNIMELPKFVSMAAGVGINHINVSYGVAHVEEMIPESLYFMQDEADQIMLAAKDMADHIGISLTLPNQLFKDAKHAVTPVDQAPPAICEDPWRSTFIWPDGRMSMCCGGGGNTGNLNNGEFMDEWNNKARVGARKLINTPHPPAQCKSCRTTRQNPNLTSSLFSGKVMDAAQNFIDSGEIPTPCLDASPAIHVD
- a CDS encoding radical SAM protein; its protein translation is MDARYYPNIKQMNSIFNEELAKGNVPTSICFPEEVTITTTLRCNYRCTMCYQKHFDKDIDPKVYEQLEPILPFVDRLQIFGGEPLMYSHITDIYEQAHRNQCKITMISNGSLLTDSMCEAIVKNSVFHIKFSIDGGSQETYKKIRGGNFFKVMKGIANITQNKIKYDSPFPDMHFNFLQMRSNMAELPQLISMASDIGVSSINVFYPSCHTKELIEESVFFCQEESDRWLRRSRTIAAQLGVNLRLPPLFSEGPTDQSGTNNRFCSDPWTKLLIDLDGTANLCCGGPTNIGNLLDQSFDELWNCEKAQKIRATVNTPNEPAYCRNCRVRKPIPTEIDLHIRNKQLQEYALKRFGMRATSAAE